In a single window of the Streptomyces sp. NBC_00094 genome:
- the sucB gene encoding 2-oxoglutarate dehydrogenase, E2 component, dihydrolipoamide succinyltransferase, whose translation MSVSVTLPALGESVTEGTVTRWLKAEGERVEADEPLLEVSTDKVDTEIPAPASGILASIKVAEDETVEVGAELAIIDDGTGAPAAAPAAEPVAAPAPVAEAPAAPAPVAEAPAAAAPAGGATGTDVVLPALGESVTEGTVTRWLKSVGETVEADEPLLEVSTDKVDTEIPAPVSGVLLEIVVAEDESAEVGAKLAVIGAAGAAPAAPAAPAPAAPVAAPAPVAPAPVAPAAPVAAPAPVAPAAPVAAPAPVAPAAPSIAPALVTPAPAEDGAYVTPLVRKLATENGVDLAAVKGSGVGGRIRKQDVLAAAEAKKAAAAPVAAPAAASKAPALAVSPLRGQTVKMTRMRKVIGDNMMKALHGQAQLTSVVEVDITKLMKLRARAKDAFAAREGVKLSPMPFFVKAAAQALKAFPVINARINEDEGTITYFDTENIGIAVDSEKGLMTPVIKGAGDLNIAGISKKTAELAGAVRASKITPDDLAGATFTISNTGSRGALFDTIIVPPNQVAILGIGATVRRPVVINHPDLGETIAIRDMTYVALSYDHRLVDGADAARYLTAVKAILEAGEFEVDLGL comes from the coding sequence ATGTCGGTTTCCGTAACCCTGCCGGCGCTCGGCGAGAGCGTCACCGAGGGCACCGTCACCCGCTGGCTCAAGGCCGAGGGCGAGCGCGTCGAGGCCGACGAGCCGCTGCTCGAGGTCTCGACCGACAAGGTCGACACCGAGATCCCCGCCCCCGCCTCGGGCATCCTGGCCTCCATCAAGGTCGCCGAGGACGAGACGGTCGAGGTCGGCGCCGAGCTGGCCATCATCGACGACGGCACCGGCGCCCCGGCCGCGGCCCCGGCCGCCGAGCCCGTCGCCGCCCCGGCCCCCGTGGCCGAGGCCCCGGCCGCCCCGGCGCCGGTCGCCGAGGCCCCCGCCGCCGCCGCTCCGGCCGGTGGCGCCACCGGCACGGACGTCGTGCTGCCCGCGCTCGGTGAGTCCGTCACCGAGGGCACCGTGACCCGCTGGCTGAAGTCGGTCGGCGAGACCGTCGAGGCCGACGAGCCGCTGCTCGAGGTCTCCACGGACAAGGTCGACACCGAGATCCCGGCCCCGGTCTCGGGTGTCCTCCTGGAGATCGTCGTCGCCGAGGACGAGTCCGCCGAGGTCGGCGCCAAGCTGGCCGTCATCGGTGCCGCGGGTGCCGCTCCGGCCGCCCCCGCCGCCCCGGCTCCGGCCGCCCCGGTCGCCGCCCCGGCCCCGGTGGCTCCGGCTCCGGTGGCTCCGGCCGCTCCGGTCGCGGCTCCGGCTCCGGTGGCTCCGGCCGCTCCGGTCGCGGCTCCGGCCCCGGTCGCGCCCGCCGCCCCGTCCATCGCTCCGGCGCTGGTCACCCCGGCTCCGGCCGAGGACGGCGCGTACGTGACCCCGCTGGTCCGCAAGCTCGCCACCGAGAACGGTGTCGACCTCGCGGCCGTCAAGGGTTCCGGCGTCGGCGGTCGTATCCGCAAGCAGGACGTCCTCGCGGCCGCCGAGGCCAAGAAGGCCGCCGCCGCCCCCGTCGCCGCTCCGGCCGCCGCGTCGAAGGCCCCGGCCCTCGCGGTGTCCCCGCTGCGCGGTCAGACCGTCAAGATGACCCGCATGCGCAAGGTCATCGGCGACAACATGATGAAGGCGCTGCACGGCCAGGCCCAGCTGACCTCGGTCGTCGAGGTCGACATCACCAAGCTGATGAAGCTGCGCGCCCGCGCCAAGGACGCGTTCGCGGCTCGTGAGGGCGTCAAGCTCTCCCCGATGCCGTTCTTCGTCAAGGCCGCGGCCCAGGCGCTGAAGGCCTTCCCGGTCATCAACGCCCGGATCAACGAGGACGAGGGCACGATCACCTACTTCGACACCGAGAACATCGGTATCGCGGTGGACTCCGAGAAGGGTCTGATGACCCCGGTCATCAAGGGTGCGGGCGACCTCAACATCGCCGGTATCTCGAAGAAGACCGCGGAGCTGGCCGGCGCCGTGCGCGCCAGCAAGATCACGCCGGACGACCTGGCCGGTGCGACCTTCACCATCTCCAACACCGGTTCGCGCGGCGCGCTGTTCGACACGATCATCGTGCCCCCGAACCAGGTCGCCATCCTGGGCATCGGCGCCACCGTGCGCCGTCCGGTCGTCATCAACCACCCGGACCTGGGTGAGACGATCGCGATCCGCGACATGACGTACGTCGCGCTGTCCTACGACCACCGTCTGGTGGACGGCGCCGACGCCGCCCGCTACCTGACGGCCGTCAAGGCGATCCTGGAGGCCGGCGAGTTCGAGGTCGACCTCGGCCTGTAA
- a CDS encoding GntR family transcriptional regulator: MTVPVVHSLREQIREHIVEGIVSGRWKPGERIVERRIATELEVSQTPVREALRELESLRLIESAPNKGVRVRNLTAADLEESYPVRAGLEQIAAELAAGRLAADCSALEPHVAALYEADATADGTAQVRHTVAFHRELVKAAGNGVLLHTWETLGIEVFTALSIRWLGTVQKSYAEEHQELVEAFRRGDPNIGALVKAHVLGCAPRA, translated from the coding sequence ATGACCGTCCCCGTCGTCCACTCGCTGCGCGAACAGATCCGCGAGCACATCGTGGAGGGGATCGTCAGCGGCCGCTGGAAGCCGGGAGAGCGCATCGTGGAGCGCCGGATCGCGACCGAGCTGGAGGTCAGCCAGACCCCGGTCCGCGAGGCCCTGCGCGAGCTGGAGTCGCTGCGGCTGATCGAGTCGGCCCCCAACAAGGGCGTCCGGGTCCGCAACCTCACCGCGGCCGACCTGGAGGAGAGTTACCCCGTACGGGCCGGTCTGGAGCAGATCGCGGCCGAGCTGGCGGCCGGGAGGCTCGCGGCGGACTGCTCGGCCCTGGAGCCGCACGTGGCGGCACTGTACGAGGCGGACGCGACCGCCGACGGGACGGCGCAGGTGCGGCACACGGTGGCCTTCCACCGGGAGCTGGTGAAGGCCGCAGGGAACGGCGTGCTGCTGCACACCTGGGAGACGCTGGGCATCGAGGTCTTCACGGCCCTGTCGATCCGCTGGCTCGGCACGGTCCAGAAGTCGTACGCGGAGGAGCACCAGGAGCTGGTCGAGGCCTTCCGCCGCGGCGACCCGAACATCGGGGCGCTCGTGAAGGCCCATGTCCTGGGCTGCGCCCCCCGAGCCTGA
- the aceE gene encoding pyruvate dehydrogenase (acetyl-transferring), homodimeric type: MTDPVGKIPSELDQLPDRDTEETAEWAASLDAVTKAAGPHRAAYLMRRTLQHAEGAGLALPKLLETDYVNTIPTSAEPSIGEFGGDEEMERKITAWNRWNAAAMVTRGSKYGVGGHIATFASAAWLYETGFNHFFQGKEADGSGDQLYIQGHASPGIYARAFLDGRLGEAQLDNFRQESGGNGLPSYPHPRRLPWLWEFPTVSMGLGPLSAIYQARFNRYLTNRSIKDVSASHVWAFLGDGEMDEPESTAALALAAREGLDNLTFVINCNLQRLDGPVRANFKIVQELEAQFRGAGWNVVKSLWGNAWDELFALDTTGALVRRLREVPDAQVQTYQTRDAAYIRQDFFGKDPALVAMAQLLSDDKILECFHLSRGGHEPRKVYAAYKAALEFKGAPTVILAQTVKGFTLGEGFASKNANHQMKKLTTDEFKNMRDLLELPIADSAFVDGQVPYGHPGADAPEVRYLQERRAALGGPAPARRTHALAPLPAPADKAFAAFDKGSGTQSMATTMAFVRLIKDLIRDKETGKRWVPIVPDEARTFGMESLFPSLGIYSPKGQTYEPVDRDQLMYYKEAVNGQILNEGITEAGSMADFIAASTAYSTHGEAMIPFYIFYSMFGWQRTADQMWQLGDQLGRGFLVGATAGRTTLTGEGLQHADGHSPVIAATNPAALSYDPAFAYEVATIVKEGLRRMYGEAAEGEDQDVFYYLTVYNEPMPQPAKPSGIDEGIVKGLYRFNTAESAGLDLPANASRIQLLSSGTAIHWALEAQKTLAAEWGVAADVWSATSWTELRRDALEADAALLRGEEQVPYIRKALDGITSPVLAVSDYMRQVPDQIAQWVEQDWSSLGADGFGLSDTREAARRHFGVDAQSIVVAALAQLARRGEVQATAVKEARERYGL; encoded by the coding sequence ATGACCGATCCCGTAGGCAAGATTCCGAGCGAGCTCGACCAGCTCCCGGACCGTGACACCGAGGAGACCGCCGAATGGGCGGCCTCCCTGGACGCCGTCACCAAGGCCGCCGGCCCTCACCGGGCCGCCTACCTGATGCGCCGCACGCTCCAGCACGCCGAGGGCGCGGGCCTCGCCCTGCCCAAGCTGCTGGAGACGGACTACGTCAACACCATCCCCACCTCCGCGGAGCCGTCGATCGGCGAGTTCGGCGGCGACGAGGAGATGGAGCGGAAGATCACCGCCTGGAACCGCTGGAACGCGGCCGCGATGGTCACCCGCGGCTCCAAGTACGGCGTCGGCGGCCACATCGCCACCTTCGCCTCGGCGGCCTGGCTCTACGAGACCGGCTTCAACCACTTCTTCCAGGGCAAGGAAGCCGACGGTTCCGGCGACCAGCTCTACATCCAGGGCCACGCCTCCCCCGGCATCTACGCCCGCGCCTTCCTCGACGGGCGCCTGGGCGAGGCCCAGCTCGACAACTTCCGGCAGGAGTCCGGCGGCAACGGTCTGCCCTCCTACCCGCACCCGCGCCGACTTCCCTGGCTGTGGGAGTTCCCCACCGTCTCCATGGGTCTCGGCCCGCTCTCCGCGATCTACCAGGCGCGCTTCAACCGCTACCTGACGAACCGTTCCATCAAGGACGTCTCGGCCTCCCACGTGTGGGCCTTCCTCGGTGACGGCGAGATGGACGAGCCCGAGTCGACGGCAGCCCTCGCGCTCGCCGCCCGCGAGGGTCTGGACAACCTGACCTTCGTCATCAACTGCAACCTGCAGCGCCTCGACGGCCCGGTCCGCGCCAACTTCAAGATCGTTCAGGAGCTGGAGGCCCAGTTCCGCGGCGCCGGCTGGAACGTCGTGAAGTCGCTGTGGGGCAACGCCTGGGACGAGCTGTTCGCGCTCGACACCACCGGCGCCCTCGTCCGCCGCCTCCGCGAGGTGCCGGACGCGCAGGTCCAGACGTACCAGACCCGCGACGCCGCCTACATCCGCCAGGACTTCTTCGGCAAGGACCCGGCGCTCGTCGCGATGGCGCAGCTGCTGAGCGACGACAAGATCCTGGAGTGTTTCCACCTCTCCCGCGGTGGCCACGAGCCGCGCAAGGTGTACGCCGCGTACAAGGCCGCCCTGGAGTTCAAGGGCGCGCCGACGGTCATCCTCGCGCAGACCGTCAAGGGCTTCACCCTCGGTGAGGGCTTCGCGTCGAAGAACGCGAACCACCAGATGAAGAAGCTGACGACCGACGAGTTCAAGAACATGCGTGACCTTCTCGAACTGCCGATCGCCGACTCCGCGTTCGTCGACGGCCAGGTGCCCTACGGCCACCCCGGCGCCGACGCCCCCGAGGTCCGCTACCTCCAGGAGCGCCGCGCGGCGCTCGGCGGTCCCGCCCCGGCCCGCCGCACCCACGCGCTCGCGCCGCTGCCGGCCCCGGCCGACAAGGCCTTCGCCGCCTTCGACAAGGGCTCCGGCACGCAGTCGATGGCGACGACGATGGCCTTCGTGCGCCTCATCAAGGACCTGATCCGCGACAAGGAGACCGGCAAGCGCTGGGTCCCGATCGTCCCGGACGAGGCCCGTACCTTCGGTATGGAGTCGCTGTTCCCGTCGCTCGGCATCTACTCGCCGAAGGGCCAGACGTACGAGCCGGTCGACCGCGACCAGCTGATGTACTACAAGGAGGCCGTCAACGGCCAGATCCTCAACGAGGGGATCACCGAGGCCGGTTCGATGGCCGACTTCATCGCCGCGTCCACCGCGTACTCCACGCACGGTGAGGCGATGATCCCGTTCTACATCTTCTACTCGATGTTCGGCTGGCAGCGGACCGCCGACCAGATGTGGCAGCTCGGCGACCAGCTCGGCCGCGGCTTCCTCGTCGGCGCGACCGCCGGCCGTACGACCCTGACGGGTGAGGGCCTCCAGCACGCCGACGGCCACTCGCCGGTGATCGCGGCCACCAACCCGGCGGCGCTGTCGTACGACCCGGCCTTCGCCTACGAGGTCGCGACCATCGTCAAGGAGGGTCTGCGCCGGATGTACGGCGAGGCCGCCGAGGGCGAGGACCAGGATGTCTTCTACTACCTGACGGTCTACAACGAGCCGATGCCGCAGCCGGCCAAGCCGTCCGGCATCGACGAGGGCATCGTCAAGGGCCTCTACCGCTTCAACACCGCCGAGTCGGCCGGTCTCGACCTGCCGGCGAACGCCTCGCGCATCCAGCTCCTCTCCTCCGGCACGGCGATCCACTGGGCCCTGGAGGCGCAGAAGACGCTGGCCGCCGAGTGGGGCGTGGCCGCCGACGTGTGGTCCGCGACCTCCTGGACGGAGCTGCGGCGCGACGCGCTGGAGGCCGACGCGGCGCTGCTGCGCGGCGAGGAGCAGGTCCCGTACATCCGCAAGGCCCTGGACGGCATCACCTCGCCGGTCCTCGCGGTCTCCGACTACATGCGCCAGGTCCCCGACCAGATCGCGCAGTGGGTCGAGCAGGACTGGTCCTCGCTGGGCGCCGACGGCTTCGGCCTCTCGGACACCCGCGAGGCGGCCCGCCGCCACTTCGGCGTCGACGCCCAGTCGATCGTCGTCGCGGCGCTC